The Bacteroidota bacterium genome window below encodes:
- a CDS encoding homogentisate 1,2-dioxygenase: protein MPFYHKLGKFPQKRHTQFRQPDGSLYKEELFSTIGFDSIYSNAYHINSPAKINGVEDKVEVFHIEEWENAPLKPYHFKTKPLTPESDIIYGRKPVMYNNDVIMSMCLPASQPDAFFKNALYDEVYFVHEGEGTLETQLGFMKFRRGDYIVIPRGIIYKFNYTTQPRLLIFESNGPVETPRRYRNHFGQLLEHSPYCERDIRVPEEMVTIDEKGDFVIKIKKGKQMTAIHYDFHPFDVVGYDGYYFPWIFNIEDFMPITGKIHMPPPIHQTFHAPGFVICSFCPRLLDYHPLAVPIPYNHSNIDSDEMLYYVDGNFSSRKGVEYASISLHPNGIPHGPHPGTVDAALGKTETLETAVMMDTFRPLKLTNFAKDWSAEEYYLSWREAEPSELINEGQ, encoded by the coding sequence ATGCCTTTCTATCATAAGCTGGGAAAATTCCCGCAAAAAAGACATACACAGTTCCGTCAGCCCGACGGCTCTTTGTATAAAGAAGAATTGTTTTCTACTATAGGCTTTGATAGCATTTACTCAAATGCTTATCACATAAATTCTCCCGCTAAAATAAACGGTGTAGAAGATAAAGTAGAAGTGTTTCATATTGAAGAATGGGAAAACGCTCCGCTAAAACCGTATCACTTCAAAACAAAACCGCTTACACCAGAAAGCGATATCATCTATGGCAGAAAGCCCGTGATGTATAACAACGATGTTATAATGAGCATGTGTCTTCCTGCATCGCAGCCCGATGCATTTTTTAAAAATGCATTGTATGATGAAGTTTATTTTGTGCATGAAGGCGAAGGAACACTTGAAACTCAGTTAGGATTTATGAAATTCAGAAGAGGAGATTATATTGTTATTCCAAGAGGAATAATTTATAAATTTAATTATACAACTCAGCCGAGACTTTTAATATTTGAATCTAACGGACCGGTTGAAACTCCGCGCAGATACAGAAATCATTTCGGACAGCTTCTTGAACACTCTCCTTATTGCGAGAGAGATATCAGAGTTCCCGAAGAGATGGTTACAATAGATGAGAAGGGTGACTTTGTAATTAAGATTAAAAAAGGAAAACAGATGACGGCTATTCATTATGATTTCCATCCTTTCGATGTTGTCGGTTATGACGGATATTACTTCCCTTGGATTTTCAACATAGAAGATTTTATGCCTATCACAGGTAAAATTCATATGCCGCCGCCTATTCATCAGACTTTCCATGCGCCGGGATTTGTAATCTGTTCGTTCTGCCCGCGACTTCTTGATTATCATCCGCTTGCTGTACCGATTCCTTACAATCACAGTAACATTGATTCAGATGAAATGCTTTATTATGTTGACGGAAATTTTTCAAGCAGAAAAGGTGTTGAGTATGCTTCAATAAGTCTGCACCCCAACGGTATTCCGCACGGCCCGCATCCCGGAACTGTTGATGCTGCATTGGGCAAAACAGAAACTCTTGAAACTGCTGTTATGATGGATACGTTCAGACCGTTAAAGCTTACAAACTTTGCAAAAGACTGGAGCGCTGAAGAATATTACTTAAGCTGGAGAGAAGCAGAGCCGAGTGAACTGATTAACGAAGGACAGTAA
- a CDS encoding SBBP repeat-containing protein, with protein sequence MLSKKCFKYFLLYIQKILISLSFLITLTQIVCAQVNQEWVSLYDRTGNGNLGIIAMKTDNAGNIYITGATYFTQFSPDYVTIKYNSAGVQQWTATYNGPGNFNDEPSSIAIDLAGNVYVTGGSYGNNSNYDYATIKYNSSGVEQWVARYNGSGNNIDEATSIAVDNSGSVYVTGWSRGSNSNDDYVTIKYNSSGVQQWVALYNGPANSSDQASSLIVDQSGNIYVTGGSVTSGKFVDCVTIKYNSAGVQQWRAVYDGAVNQPETGKFVGLDIAGNVYVTGSSFDTTTGPDILTIKYNSSGIEQWVRKYNRTGNMIDEAAGMVVDGLGNTYITGNSVDDYITLKYNSAGVQQWASFYNGTGNFIDEAKSIATDKIGNVYVTGESLLTGSTSEFATLKYNSNGTQQWIKKYSGTGMFFNRVPILSADTSGNVVISGISNGINNSSYYTTIKYSQFVGISPVSSNLPSGFSLSQNYPNPFNPSTKINFSLPFKTLVKLSVFNSLGKEVSSLVNENLPAGNYEYQFNAENYPSGIFFYKLETESFTETRKMILLK encoded by the coding sequence ATGTTGTCAAAAAAATGTTTCAAGTATTTTTTACTGTACATTCAAAAAATTCTTATAAGCCTTTCATTCTTAATTACACTTACTCAAATTGTCTGTGCTCAGGTTAACCAGGAATGGGTCAGTCTTTATGACAGAACCGGAAACGGAAACTTAGGAATTATTGCAATGAAAACTGATAACGCCGGAAATATTTACATTACCGGAGCAACTTATTTTACTCAATTCAGTCCGGACTATGTAACTATAAAATATAATTCTGCAGGTGTTCAACAGTGGACTGCTACGTATAACGGCCCGGGAAATTTCAATGATGAACCGTCCTCTATAGCTATTGACTTAGCAGGTAATGTATATGTTACGGGTGGAAGTTATGGGAATAACTCTAATTATGATTATGCAACTATTAAATATAATTCAAGCGGCGTTGAACAATGGGTTGCAAGATACAACGGATCCGGCAATAATATAGATGAGGCAACCTCGATAGCTGTGGATAATAGCGGAAGTGTTTATGTTACAGGTTGGAGCAGGGGAAGTAATTCTAATGATGATTATGTTACAATTAAATATAATTCTTCAGGTGTTCAGCAATGGGTCGCCTTATATAATGGTCCTGCTAATAGTAGTGATCAGGCGTCAAGTCTTATAGTAGATCAATCAGGAAATATATATGTTACAGGAGGAAGTGTTACTTCGGGAAAATTTGTAGATTGTGTGACCATTAAATATAACTCAGCGGGTGTTCAGCAATGGAGAGCTGTTTATGATGGAGCAGTAAATCAACCGGAAACGGGAAAATTTGTAGGACTGGACATAGCAGGAAATGTGTATGTAACGGGTTCAAGTTTTGATACAACTACCGGTCCAGATATTTTAACTATTAAATACAATAGTTCAGGAATTGAACAATGGGTAAGAAAATATAATAGAACCGGAAATATGATAGACGAAGCTGCGGGGATGGTAGTTGATGGCTTGGGAAATACCTATATTACAGGAAATAGCGTTGATGATTACATTACTCTCAAATATAATTCGGCAGGCGTTCAGCAATGGGCTTCATTTTATAATGGAACCGGAAACTTTATAGATGAAGCTAAGTCGATAGCTACTGATAAAATCGGGAATGTATATGTTACGGGCGAAAGCCTGTTAACAGGCTCAACATCAGAGTTTGCTACACTTAAATATAATTCCAACGGAACTCAGCAATGGATTAAAAAATATTCAGGAACAGGAATGTTTTTTAATAGAGTGCCCATCCTAAGTGCTGATACCTCCGGAAATGTAGTGATTTCAGGAATAAGTAATGGAATAAATAATAGCTCATATTATACGACCATAAAGTATTCTCAGTTTGTAGGGATATCGCCGGTTTCGTCGAATCTACCTTCCGGATTCTCATTATCGCAAAACTATCCTAACCCGTTCAATCCTTCAACTAAAATAAATTTTTCGTTACCGTTCAAGACATTAGTTAAATTATCTGTCTTTAATTCACTTGGTAAGGAAGTAAGTTCTTTGGTAAACGAAAATCTACCCGCAGGAAATTATGAATATCAGTTTAATGCAGAAAATTATCCCAGTGGAATATTTTTTTACAAGCTTGAAACTGAAAGTTTTACAGAAACAAGGAAAATGATTTTGTTAAAATAA